One part of the Arabidopsis thaliana chromosome 4, partial sequence genome encodes these proteins:
- a CDS encoding uncharacterized protein (unknown protein; FUNCTIONS IN: molecular_function unknown; INVOLVED IN: biological_process unknown; LOCATED IN: plasma membrane; EXPRESSED IN: 24 plant structures; EXPRESSED DURING: 14 growth stages; BEST Arabidopsis thaliana protein match is: unknown protein (TAIR:AT2G17705.1); Has 98 Blast hits to 98 proteins in 13 species: Archae - 0; Bacteria - 0; Metazoa - 0; Fungi - 0; Plants - 98; Viruses - 0; Other Eukaryotes - 0 (source: NCBI BLink).): protein MERSASVGVNDGRFGGNQFYSPSFSSSSSSSSMRHVNYSCGSCGYELNLSSTNRITSTIGSKYGKSMKSGIISFFNIDEGRFSQVDEFQCMPHFSRYSWGLFRHRTKLLCRKCNNYIGNASQEKAPEYALVTQNSDPTSPRIGSVTKYDIRIRSLQPSSAVALL from the exons ATGGAGAGATCAGCGTCGGTGGGTGTTAACGACGGCCGTTTTGGTGGCAACCAATTCTATTCgccatctttctcttcttcttcttcttcttcttccatgagACATGTTAATTACAG TTGTGGATCTTGTGGGTATGAACTAAACCTGAGCTCCACGAATCGAATCACATCGACAATCGGATCAAAGTACGGTAAATCCATGAAGAGTGGGATCATATCTTTCTTCAACATCGACGAGGGAAGATTCAGTCAGGTCGATGAGTTCCAATGCATGCCTCACTTCTCTAGATACTCTTGGGGTTTGTTTCGACACAGAACGAAGCTTCTATGTCGCAAATGTAATAATTATATCGGCAATGCTTCTCAGGAGAAGGCTCCTGAGTATGCACTTGTTACACAAAACTCGGATCCGACATCGCCTAGGATTGGTAGTGTTACGAAGTACGATATCAGAATCCGCTCGCTTCAACCTTCTTCTGCGGTCGCTTTGCTGTGA